GACCCTCTTGGGCTTGGTTTCCTGGCGCCAACCAGCAGAACACTCCCTGGGCAGCCTCAGTGGGGTGGAGTTGGGGTGCCTTGGGGTCAGGTGCACCTGGGTCTCAGTGCTGGACTTGCAGTGAGGGGCCATGCATCTGTGGTGCACGTTCTCTCTTCCCTGTGAGTCAGCTTAGCGCTGTTTCCTTGGCAAGTTGGCCAGAAGGTTTGCTTCTGTTCAGCGCCGCTCCAGCACTTGGTGGGACGTGGTGTGTGACTGCTGTCATCGTTTCCTTCCCTGGAGTGTGGCGTGTGCGGCTGCgggtgtgggggaggaggaggtgggtggggggctGGCTGCTCACTGGGGCCTGCTCTGCCCCCAGTACGCGTCAAGCTCCTCAGGCGGGGACAGCTCCTGCGAGGAAGGCCGTGTCCGCCGCCCTCCACACCTGCGACCCTTCCACCCCCGTGCCCTGGCCCCGGACCCCGACCGCCTGGCCTCCAGCTCGCCTGGCGATCCCGACTACTCATCCAGCAGCGAGCAGTCCTGCGACACAGTCATCTACGTGGGGCCCGGTGGGGCAGCGCTGTCAGACCGCGAGCTCACCGACAGTGAGGGTCCACCTGACTTCGTGCCCATCATCCCTGCGCTGAGCCGCCGCCGGCCCTCCGAGGGCCCCCGCGATGCCGACCACTTCCGCTGCAGCACCTTTGCGGAGCTGCAGGAGCGGCTGGAGTGCATTGATGGCAGCGAGGGGCCCTCAGGAGCCCTGGGCGGCACCGATGGCACCCAGGCCAGCCCGGGCCGCGGGGCCAGGAAGGCCTCGCCGCCTGAGGCTGAAGCCCCCAGGAAGGCCGTGGGCTCCCCGCTGGCCGCCAGCACGCCTCGAAACAGCCCCGGCCTAGACACCCACCGTGGCGTCCCAGAACCTTCTAAGGCTGGCAGTGACCTGAGGGAGGACGGCAGCACCAGGCCTGAGCTGCCTGTGCCAGACAAGGCCATGGGGAGTGGAGACAGGAGGCCGCTGCCCAGCCCGGCCCCTCCACCACCTCGGCAGCTGGAAGCTggcagaggcccagaggagcctgggggagggggcaccgAAGGCGTGGTACGGACGCCCCCCGTGGGCATGAGCGGGCAGGCGGGATGCCCCTGCCCATCAGCACGTGGCCGCTGTCTGGAGCGGGGGCTACTGACCACCACGGTGACCTTGCAGCAGCCGGTGGAGCTCAACGGCGAAGATGAGCTGGTGTTCACAGTGGTGGAAGAGCTGTCCCTGGGTGGGCTTGCTGGCCCCGGGCGCCCTGCCAGCCTGGCCAGCTTCGGCAGCGACTGCTCCCTGCAGGCCCTGGCCTCGGGTTCGAGGCCGGTCAGCATCATCAGCAGCATCAATGATGAGTTTGACGCGTACACCTCCCAAGCCACAGGCGGGCCCCTGGAGGGAGCGGGCTGGGCTGGCAGCAGTCACGGCTCCTCCATCAGCTCCTGGCTCAGCGAGGTCAGCGTCTGCACGGCCGACAGCCGCGGCCCCACTCCGCAGCCTCCCTCGCGGACCAGCCCAGACCCTTTCAGCCCTGACTTGCCAGCAGGGTCCGACCCTCTGGGCCCCCTGATCCTGGATAGCTCGCTAGAGGATGGCAGCTTTCGGTTCTCGGAGCGTGACAGACCAGAAAGTCCTGGCCCAGCCCGGAGTCCTCGTCCTGGGGACACAGCTGCAGCAGCCGCTGCTCGATCTGGCAGGGAGCCCCAGGCCATGTCTTCACGGGCAGCAGCCCCAGCACAAACTATCCACTCCAGCCTTCCCCGGAAACCGAGGACTACCTCAGTGGCCAATCGTGCGGGCTGTGCTCGCCTGGCCCCCAGCCCGCCTGGCCCCGGAGGGCTATTCGAGGACCCCTGGCTGCTCCGAGCAGACGAATGTGGCCCACTCCAGGTGGCCTCTGCCAGCAGGGCCCCCAGTCCGGCCCCGATGCTGGCTTGTGCCCGGAGGGTGGTGGACGGCTGTGAGGTGGCAGCCAGGGTGGCCCACAGACCAGAGGCCGTGGCTCAGATCCCACCACTGCTGCGGAGGGGGGCCACCACCTTGGGTGTGACCACACCTACTGCATCCTGCGGGGACTCCCTGGTGGAGGCAGTGGCCTGCTTGGGCAGTCCAAAGGCCACCCCCAGTAGCAAAAAGAGCGTGACTCCCAAGGGGAGCCTCTTCCTGAGGCCTGGTGGGGTGGCCCCCCCGGCCCCGCCTGTCCGCAAGTCCAGCCTGGAGCACAAGAACAGCCCGGtgctggcccctccccaggctgcgGGCCTGACTCGGGCTGGGGCCGCGGCCCTCCTCCGAGGGGAGGAGGATTCCAGGCCCAGCAGTCGCGCCGACCACTCCATCCCCAGGGCCACATCCAGCCTAAAGGCCCGGGCTAGCAAGGCAGAGGCATCATATCGTCCTGCCACCCACGGGTCTCTGGAGCGCTGTGAAGGCCTGGCGCACGGCAGCAGCAAGGCCAGGGAAGCCCCTGGGAGGCCAGTCCGGGCCGTGCCCAGGTTGGGTGTACCGCCCACCAGCCCCACGCCCGGACCTGCTCCTGCCTGTAGGGGCAGCCTGGCTAAGGGCGTGGGGGCTCCTAAGCCCCCAGCCAGCGGGGGCAAGGGCAGAAACCTAGTGGCCAGCGGGTCGAGGGCTCTGGGAGCTTCGGTGAAGCCACTAGCCCCTGTAGCGGGCAGGACCCCTGGCGGCCCTGTGACAGGTCCCAGGGTGGCCCCACGGGTGGCGCCTGGCGTCGCAGCCAAGGCCAGCCGGGGCACCATTATGGGCACCAAGCAGGCACTCCGGGCCGCCCACAGCCGTGTCAACGAGCTGGCGGCCAGTGGGGCCCCCAGCAGAGGCAGCCCCTCGTGGGGCTCGGCTGACTCGGATAGTGGCAATGACAGTGGCGTGAACGTGGGCGAGGAGCGGCCGCGTGCAGGCCCGGCGCTGCCTTCCCCCTACAGCAAGGTGACCGCCCCGCGGCGGCCCCAGCGCTACAGCAGTGGCCATGGCAGCGACAACAGCAGCGTGCTGAGTGGGGAGCTGCCACCTGCCATGGGCCGTACTGCCCTATTCTACCACAGCGGGGGCAGCAGTGGCTACGAGAGCATGATGCGCGACAGCGAGGCCACTGGCAGCGCCTCCTCTGCCCCCGACTCCATGAGTGACAGCGGTGCTGCCTCTCCAGGGGCCCGCGCCCGCAGCCTCAAGTCTCCCAAGAAGAGGGCCACAGGTGGGTGTGGCACCAGCCCTTCTTGGGCACGGCACTCTACAGTTTATAAGTCTGGGGGTCTTGACAGCCGGGCACCACCTTTATCCACCCCAGATATGTATAGCCCTTAACAGTTTTATAAACACGCCTGGGACTTTTCAGTGTATACATGTGCACAGCCATCTACAGTTTATAAACACGTGCAGTATGTGCCCTTTTCTGATCCCCACA
Above is a window of Equus przewalskii isolate Varuska chromosome 25, EquPr2, whole genome shotgun sequence DNA encoding:
- the KIF26A gene encoding kinesin-like protein KIF26A isoform X6, translating into MLRIWPAQGAQRSAESTSFLKVDPRKKQVTLYDPAAGPVGSAGPRRAATTAVPKMFAFDAVFPQDSEQAEVCSGTVADVLQSVVSGADGCIFSFGHTNLGKSYTMIGKDSSPQSLGVVPCAISWLFRLIDERKEKTGTRFSVRVSAVEVCGRDQSLRDLLAEVASGSLQDAPSPGVYLREDPVCGAQLQNQSELRVPTAEKAAFYLDAALAARSASRAGCSEDARRSSHMLFTLHVYQYRMEKCGRGGMSGGRSRLHLIDLGSCEGVPGRGGEAPGGPLCLSLSALGSVILALVGGAKHVPYREHRLTMLLRESLATNSCRATMIAHVSDAPAHHTETLSTLQLAARVHRLRRKKVKYASSSSGGDSSCEEGRVRRPPHLRPFHPRALAPDPDRLASSSPGDPDYSSSSEQSCDTVIYVGPGGAALSDRELTDSEGPPDFVPIIPALSRRRPSEGPRDADHFRCSTFAELQERLECIDGSEGPSGALGGTDGTQASPGRGARKASPPEAEAPRKAVGSPLAASTPRNSPGLDTHRGVPEPSKAGSDLREDGSTRPELPVPDKAMGSGDRRPLPSPAPPPPRQLEAGRGPEEPGGGGTEGVVRTPPVGMSGQAGCPCPSARGRCLERGLLTTTVTLQQPVELNGEDELVFTVVEELSLGGLAGPGRPASLASFGSDCSLQALASGSRPVSIISSINDEFDAYTSQATGGPLEGAGWAGSSHGSSISSWLSEVSVCTADSRGPTPQPPSRTSPDPFSPDLPAGSDPLGPLILDSSLEDGSFRFSERDRPESPGPARSPRPGDTAAAAAARSGREPQAMSSRAAAPAQTIHSSLPRKPRTTSVANRAGCARLAPSPPGPGGLFEDPWLLRADECGPLQVASASRAPSPAPMLACARRVVDGCEVAARVAHRPEAVAQIPPLLRRGATTLGVTTPTASCGDSLVEAVACLGSPKATPSSKKSVTPKGSLFLRPGGVAPPAPPVRKSSLEHKNSPVLAPPQAAGLTRAGAAALLRGEEDSRPSSRADHSIPRATSSLKARASKAEASYRPATHGSLERCEGLAHGSSKAREAPGRPVRAVPRLGVPPTSPTPGPAPACRGSLAKGVGAPKPPASGGKGRNLVASGSRALGASVKPLAPVAGRTPGGPVTGPRVAPRVAPGVAAKASRGTIMGTKQALRAAHSRVNELAASGAPSRGSPSWGSADSDSGNDSGVNVGEERPRAGPALPSPYSKVTAPRRPQRYSSGHGSDNSSVLSGELPPAMGRTALFYHSGGSSGYESMMRDSEATGSASSAPDSMSDSGAASPGARARSLKSPKKRATGLQRRRLIPAPLPDAAALGRKPSLPGQWVDLPPPLAGSLKEPFEIKVYEIDDVERLQRHRLPPREDPAEGLVCVSAKLRLAERRQQRLREVQAKHGHLCEELAETQGRLMVEPGRWLEQFEVDPELEPESAEYLVALERATAALEQCVNLCKAHVMMVTCFDISVTTPAATPGPQEVDV
- the KIF26A gene encoding kinesin-like protein KIF26A isoform X1, whose protein sequence is MALPGPPEPPRGAPRKAPSLLEMGALCLDSEIILGFTSHLLRRRAKVAEGGPAREPLQLLEVSPRKRLPAGPEQDPCGSRPAPEGAGAGAEQGHSTGGGGWCRHCHTKLAELKRQAWKLVSGPGTPLRDPCLSALLLDKLPACRSEAERRCDVCATHLNQLTREALRLLQTPTGREDSDAPHGGPGLVSPSPGTMTSPKDAPVPAGPAGRQPGRAGQDRRKGLAWPSGPSVQVSVAPAGLGGALSTVTIQAQQCLEGMWSVSRVNSFLPPSCLAEAAVAAVAVADTVRDGPPTIGPDGVSKTWGRGGACTAALVTPAPGAPAGGSTGPSAAASFFSRAAQKLSLASKRKKPHPPPAPATRGASTYPTDFSGVLQLWPPPAPPCLLRAASKAKDNPSSIGKVKVMLRIWPAQGAQRSAESTSFLKVDPRKKQVTLYDPAAGPVGSAGPRRAATTAVPKMFAFDAVFPQDSEQAEVCSGTVADVLQSVVSGADGCIFSFGHTNLGKSYTMIGKDSSPQSLGVVPCAISWLFRLIDERKEKTGTRFSVRVSAVEVCGRDQSLRDLLAEVASGSLQDAPSPGVYLREDPVCGAQLQNQSELRVPTAEKAAFYLDAALAARSASRAGCSEDARRSSHMLFTLHVYQYRMEKCGRGGMSGGRSRLHLIDLGSCEGVPGRGGEAPGGPLCLSLSALGSVILALVGGAKHVPYREHRLTMLLRESLATNSCRATMIAHVSDAPAHHTETLSTLQLAARVHRLRRKKVKYASSSSGGDSSCEEGRVRRPPHLRPFHPRALAPDPDRLASSSPGDPDYSSSSEQSCDTVIYVGPGGAALSDRELTDSEGPPDFVPIIPALSRRRPSEGPRDADHFRCSTFAELQERLECIDGSEGPSGALGGTDGTQASPGRGARKASPPEAEAPRKAVGSPLAASTPRNSPGLDTHRGVPEPSKAGSDLREDGSTRPELPVPDKAMGSGDRRPLPSPAPPPPRQLEAGRGPEEPGGGGTEGVVRTPPVGMSGQAGCPCPSARGRCLERGLLTTTVTLQQPVELNGEDELVFTVVEELSLGGLAGPGRPASLASFGSDCSLQALASGSRPVSIISSINDEFDAYTSQATGGPLEGAGWAGSSHGSSISSWLSEVSVCTADSRGPTPQPPSRTSPDPFSPDLPAGSDPLGPLILDSSLEDGSFRFSERDRPESPGPARSPRPGDTAAAAAARSGREPQAMSSRAAAPAQTIHSSLPRKPRTTSVANRAGCARLAPSPPGPGGLFEDPWLLRADECGPLQVASASRAPSPAPMLACARRVVDGCEVAARVAHRPEAVAQIPPLLRRGATTLGVTTPTASCGDSLVEAVACLGSPKATPSSKKSVTPKGSLFLRPGGVAPPAPPVRKSSLEHKNSPVLAPPQAAGLTRAGAAALLRGEEDSRPSSRADHSIPRATSSLKARASKAEASYRPATHGSLERCEGLAHGSSKAREAPGRPVRAVPRLGVPPTSPTPGPAPACRGSLAKGVGAPKPPASGGKGRNLVASGSRALGASVKPLAPVAGRTPGGPVTGPRVAPRVAPGVAAKASRGTIMGTKQALRAAHSRVNELAASGAPSRGSPSWGSADSDSGNDSGVNVGEERPRAGPALPSPYSKVTAPRRPQRYSSGHGSDNSSVLSGELPPAMGRTALFYHSGGSSGYESMMRDSEATGSASSAPDSMSDSGAASPGARARSLKSPKKRATGLQRRRLIPAPLPDAAALGRKPSLPGQWVDLPPPLAGSLKEPFEIKVYEIDDVERLQRHRLPPREDPAEPSQDVEKGLVCVSAKLRLAERRQQRLREVQAKHGHLCEELAETQGRLMVEPGRWLEQFEVDPELEPESAEYLVALERATAALEQCVNLCKAHVMMVTCFDISVTTPAATPGPQEVDV
- the KIF26A gene encoding kinesin-like protein KIF26A isoform X5; translated protein: MPGIGRGRATGPGSSWDPGVEVCAGLPRQAEAAVAAVAVADTVRDGPPTIGPDGVSKTWGRGGACTAALVTPAPGAPAGGSTGPSAAASFFSRAAQKLSLASKRKKPHPPPAPATRGASTYPTDFSGVLQLWPPPAPPCLLRAASKAKDNPSSIGKVKVMLRIWPAQGAQRSAESTSFLKVDPRKKQVTLYDPAAGPVGSAGPRRAATTAVPKMFAFDAVFPQDSEQAEVCSGTVADVLQSVVSGADGCIFSFGHTNLGKSYTMIGKDSSPQSLGVVPCAISWLFRLIDERKEKTGTRFSVRVSAVEVCGRDQSLRDLLAEVASGSLQDAPSPGVYLREDPVCGAQLQNQSELRVPTAEKAAFYLDAALAARSASRAGCSEDARRSSHMLFTLHVYQYRMEKCGRGGMSGGRSRLHLIDLGSCEGVPGRGGEAPGGPLCLSLSALGSVILALVGGAKHVPYREHRLTMLLRESLATNSCRATMIAHVSDAPAHHTETLSTLQLAARVHRLRRKKVKYASSSSGGDSSCEEGRVRRPPHLRPFHPRALAPDPDRLASSSPGDPDYSSSSEQSCDTVIYVGPGGAALSDRELTDSEGPPDFVPIIPALSRRRPSEGPRDADHFRCSTFAELQERLECIDGSEGPSGALGGTDGTQASPGRGARKASPPEAEAPRKAVGSPLAASTPRNSPGLDTHRGVPEPSKAGSDLREDGSTRPELPVPDKAMGSGDRRPLPSPAPPPPRQLEAGRGPEEPGGGGTEGVVRTPPVGMSGQAGCPCPSARGRCLERGLLTTTVTLQQPVELNGEDELVFTVVEELSLGGLAGPGRPASLASFGSDCSLQALASGSRPVSIISSINDEFDAYTSQATGGPLEGAGWAGSSHGSSISSWLSEVSVCTADSRGPTPQPPSRTSPDPFSPDLPAGSDPLGPLILDSSLEDGSFRFSERDRPESPGPARSPRPGDTAAAAAARSGREPQAMSSRAAAPAQTIHSSLPRKPRTTSVANRAGCARLAPSPPGPGGLFEDPWLLRADECGPLQVASASRAPSPAPMLACARRVVDGCEVAARVAHRPEAVAQIPPLLRRGATTLGVTTPTASCGDSLVEAVACLGSPKATPSSKKSVTPKGSLFLRPGGVAPPAPPVRKSSLEHKNSPVLAPPQAAGLTRAGAAALLRGEEDSRPSSRADHSIPRATSSLKARASKAEASYRPATHGSLERCEGLAHGSSKAREAPGRPVRAVPRLGVPPTSPTPGPAPACRGSLAKGVGAPKPPASGGKGRNLVASGSRALGASVKPLAPVAGRTPGGPVTGPRVAPRVAPGVAAKASRGTIMGTKQALRAAHSRVNELAASGAPSRGSPSWGSADSDSGNDSGVNVGEERPRAGPALPSPYSKVTAPRRPQRYSSGHGSDNSSVLSGELPPAMGRTALFYHSGGSSGYESMMRDSEATGSASSAPDSMSDSGAASPGARARSLKSPKKRATGLQRRRLIPAPLPDAAALGRKPSLPGQWVDLPPPLAGSLKEPFEIKVYEIDDVERLQRHRLPPREDPAEPSQDVEKGLVCVSAKLRLAERRQQRLREVQAKHGHLCEELAETQGRLMVEPGRWLEQFEVDPELEPESAEYLVALERATAALEQCVNLCKAHVMMVTCFDISVTTPAATPGPQEVDV
- the KIF26A gene encoding kinesin-like protein KIF26A isoform X3 — encoded protein: MGGRGAPLCAAQPAVAEGGPAREPLQLLEVSPRKRLPAGPEQDPCGSRPAPEGAGAGAEQGHSTGGGGWCRHCHTKLAELKRQAWKLVSGPGTPLRDPCLSALLLDKLPACRSEAERRCDVCATHLNQLTREALRLLQTPTGREDSDAPHGGPGLVSPSPGTMTSPKDAPVPAGPAGRQPGRAGQDRRKGLAWPSGPSVQVSVAPAGLGGALSTVTIQAQQCLEGMWSVSRVNSFLPPSCLAEAAVAAVAVADTVRDGPPTIGPDGVSKTWGRGGACTAALVTPAPGAPAGGSTGPSAAASFFSRAAQKLSLASKRKKPHPPPAPATRGASTYPTDFSGVLQLWPPPAPPCLLRAASKAKDNPSSIGKVKVMLRIWPAQGAQRSAESTSFLKVDPRKKQVTLYDPAAGPVGSAGPRRAATTAVPKMFAFDAVFPQDSEQAEVCSGTVADVLQSVVSGADGCIFSFGHTNLGKSYTMIGKDSSPQSLGVVPCAISWLFRLIDERKEKTGTRFSVRVSAVEVCGRDQSLRDLLAEVASGSLQDAPSPGVYLREDPVCGAQLQNQSELRVPTAEKAAFYLDAALAARSASRAGCSEDARRSSHMLFTLHVYQYRMEKCGRGGMSGGRSRLHLIDLGSCEGVPGRGGEAPGGPLCLSLSALGSVILALVGGAKHVPYREHRLTMLLRESLATNSCRATMIAHVSDAPAHHTETLSTLQLAARVHRLRRKKVKYASSSSGGDSSCEEGRVRRPPHLRPFHPRALAPDPDRLASSSPGDPDYSSSSEQSCDTVIYVGPGGAALSDRELTDSEGPPDFVPIIPALSRRRPSEGPRDADHFRCSTFAELQERLECIDGSEGPSGALGGTDGTQASPGRGARKASPPEAEAPRKAVGSPLAASTPRNSPGLDTHRGVPEPSKAGSDLREDGSTRPELPVPDKAMGSGDRRPLPSPAPPPPRQLEAGRGPEEPGGGGTEGVVRTPPVGMSGQAGCPCPSARGRCLERGLLTTTVTLQQPVELNGEDELVFTVVEELSLGGLAGPGRPASLASFGSDCSLQALASGSRPVSIISSINDEFDAYTSQATGGPLEGAGWAGSSHGSSISSWLSEVSVCTADSRGPTPQPPSRTSPDPFSPDLPAGSDPLGPLILDSSLEDGSFRFSERDRPESPGPARSPRPGDTAAAAAARSGREPQAMSSRAAAPAQTIHSSLPRKPRTTSVANRAGCARLAPSPPGPGGLFEDPWLLRADECGPLQVASASRAPSPAPMLACARRVVDGCEVAARVAHRPEAVAQIPPLLRRGATTLGVTTPTASCGDSLVEAVACLGSPKATPSSKKSVTPKGSLFLRPGGVAPPAPPVRKSSLEHKNSPVLAPPQAAGLTRAGAAALLRGEEDSRPSSRADHSIPRATSSLKARASKAEASYRPATHGSLERCEGLAHGSSKAREAPGRPVRAVPRLGVPPTSPTPGPAPACRGSLAKGVGAPKPPASGGKGRNLVASGSRALGASVKPLAPVAGRTPGGPVTGPRVAPRVAPGVAAKASRGTIMGTKQALRAAHSRVNELAASGAPSRGSPSWGSADSDSGNDSGVNVGEERPRAGPALPSPYSKVTAPRRPQRYSSGHGSDNSSVLSGELPPAMGRTALFYHSGGSSGYESMMRDSEATGSASSAPDSMSDSGAASPGARARSLKSPKKRATGLQRRRLIPAPLPDAAALGRKPSLPGQWVDLPPPLAGSLKEPFEIKVYEIDDVERLQRHRLPPREDPAEGLVCVSAKLRLAERRQQRLREVQAKHGHLCEELAETQGRLMVEPGRWLEQFEVDPELEPESAEYLVALERATAALEQCVNLCKAHVMMVTCFDISVTTPAATPGPQEVDV
- the KIF26A gene encoding kinesin-like protein KIF26A isoform X4; its protein translation is MALPGPPEPPRGAPRKAPSLLEMGALCLDSEIILGFTSHLLRRRAKVAEGGPAREPLQLLEVSPRKRLPAGPEQDPCGSRPAPEGAGAGAEQGHSTGGGGWCRHCHTKLAELKRQAWKLVSGPGTPLRDPCLSALLLDKLPACRSEAERRCDVCATHLNQLTREALRLLQTPTGREDSDAPHGGPGLVSPSPGTMTSPKDAPVPAGPAGRQPGRAGQDRRKGLAWPSGPSVQVSVAPAGLGGALSTVTIQAQQCLEGMWSVSRVNSFLPPSCLVKVMLRIWPAQGAQRSAESTSFLKVDPRKKQVTLYDPAAGPVGSAGPRRAATTAVPKMFAFDAVFPQDSEQAEVCSGTVADVLQSVVSGADGCIFSFGHTNLGKSYTMIGKDSSPQSLGVVPCAISWLFRLIDERKEKTGTRFSVRVSAVEVCGRDQSLRDLLAEVASGSLQDAPSPGVYLREDPVCGAQLQNQSELRVPTAEKAAFYLDAALAARSASRAGCSEDARRSSHMLFTLHVYQYRMEKCGRGGMSGGRSRLHLIDLGSCEGVPGRGGEAPGGPLCLSLSALGSVILALVGGAKHVPYREHRLTMLLRESLATNSCRATMIAHVSDAPAHHTETLSTLQLAARVHRLRRKKVKYASSSSGGDSSCEEGRVRRPPHLRPFHPRALAPDPDRLASSSPGDPDYSSSSEQSCDTVIYVGPGGAALSDRELTDSEGPPDFVPIIPALSRRRPSEGPRDADHFRCSTFAELQERLECIDGSEGPSGALGGTDGTQASPGRGARKASPPEAEAPRKAVGSPLAASTPRNSPGLDTHRGVPEPSKAGSDLREDGSTRPELPVPDKAMGSGDRRPLPSPAPPPPRQLEAGRGPEEPGGGGTEGVVRTPPVGMSGQAGCPCPSARGRCLERGLLTTTVTLQQPVELNGEDELVFTVVEELSLGGLAGPGRPASLASFGSDCSLQALASGSRPVSIISSINDEFDAYTSQATGGPLEGAGWAGSSHGSSISSWLSEVSVCTADSRGPTPQPPSRTSPDPFSPDLPAGSDPLGPLILDSSLEDGSFRFSERDRPESPGPARSPRPGDTAAAAAARSGREPQAMSSRAAAPAQTIHSSLPRKPRTTSVANRAGCARLAPSPPGPGGLFEDPWLLRADECGPLQVASASRAPSPAPMLACARRVVDGCEVAARVAHRPEAVAQIPPLLRRGATTLGVTTPTASCGDSLVEAVACLGSPKATPSSKKSVTPKGSLFLRPGGVAPPAPPVRKSSLEHKNSPVLAPPQAAGLTRAGAAALLRGEEDSRPSSRADHSIPRATSSLKARASKAEASYRPATHGSLERCEGLAHGSSKAREAPGRPVRAVPRLGVPPTSPTPGPAPACRGSLAKGVGAPKPPASGGKGRNLVASGSRALGASVKPLAPVAGRTPGGPVTGPRVAPRVAPGVAAKASRGTIMGTKQALRAAHSRVNELAASGAPSRGSPSWGSADSDSGNDSGVNVGEERPRAGPALPSPYSKVTAPRRPQRYSSGHGSDNSSVLSGELPPAMGRTALFYHSGGSSGYESMMRDSEATGSASSAPDSMSDSGAASPGARARSLKSPKKRATGLQRRRLIPAPLPDAAALGRKPSLPGQWVDLPPPLAGSLKEPFEIKVYEIDDVERLQRHRLPPREDPAEPSQDVEKGLVCVSAKLRLAERRQQRLREVQAKHGHLCEELAETQGRLMVEPGRWLEQFEVDPELEPESAEYLVALERATAALEQCVNLCKAHVMMVTCFDISVTTPAATPGPQEVDV
- the KIF26A gene encoding kinesin-like protein KIF26A isoform X2; translated protein: MGGRGAPLCAAQPAVAEGGPAREPLQLLEVSPRKRLPAGPEQDPCGSRPAPEGAGAGAEQGHSTGGGGWCRHCHTKLAELKRQAWKLVSGPGTPLRDPCLSALLLDKLPACRSEAERRCDVCATHLNQLTREALRLLQTPTGREDSDAPHGGPGLVSPSPGTMTSPKDAPVPAGPAGRQPGRAGQDRRKGLAWPSGPSVQVSVAPAGLGGALSTVTIQAQQCLEGMWSVSRVNSFLPPSCLAEAAVAAVAVADTVRDGPPTIGPDGVSKTWGRGGACTAALVTPAPGAPAGGSTGPSAAASFFSRAAQKLSLASKRKKPHPPPAPATRGASTYPTDFSGVLQLWPPPAPPCLLRAASKAKDNPSSIGKVKVMLRIWPAQGAQRSAESTSFLKVDPRKKQVTLYDPAAGPVGSAGPRRAATTAVPKMFAFDAVFPQDSEQAEVCSGTVADVLQSVVSGADGCIFSFGHTNLGKSYTMIGKDSSPQSLGVVPCAISWLFRLIDERKEKTGTRFSVRVSAVEVCGRDQSLRDLLAEVASGSLQDAPSPGVYLREDPVCGAQLQNQSELRVPTAEKAAFYLDAALAARSASRAGCSEDARRSSHMLFTLHVYQYRMEKCGRGGMSGGRSRLHLIDLGSCEGVPGRGGEAPGGPLCLSLSALGSVILALVGGAKHVPYREHRLTMLLRESLATNSCRATMIAHVSDAPAHHTETLSTLQLAARVHRLRRKKVKYASSSSGGDSSCEEGRVRRPPHLRPFHPRALAPDPDRLASSSPGDPDYSSSSEQSCDTVIYVGPGGAALSDRELTDSEGPPDFVPIIPALSRRRPSEGPRDADHFRCSTFAELQERLECIDGSEGPSGALGGTDGTQASPGRGARKASPPEAEAPRKAVGSPLAASTPRNSPGLDTHRGVPEPSKAGSDLREDGSTRPELPVPDKAMGSGDRRPLPSPAPPPPRQLEAGRGPEEPGGGGTEGVVRTPPVGMSGQAGCPCPSARGRCLERGLLTTTVTLQQPVELNGEDELVFTVVEELSLGGLAGPGRPASLASFGSDCSLQALASGSRPVSIISSINDEFDAYTSQATGGPLEGAGWAGSSHGSSISSWLSEVSVCTADSRGPTPQPPSRTSPDPFSPDLPAGSDPLGPLILDSSLEDGSFRFSERDRPESPGPARSPRPGDTAAAAAARSGREPQAMSSRAAAPAQTIHSSLPRKPRTTSVANRAGCARLAPSPPGPGGLFEDPWLLRADECGPLQVASASRAPSPAPMLACARRVVDGCEVAARVAHRPEAVAQIPPLLRRGATTLGVTTPTASCGDSLVEAVACLGSPKATPSSKKSVTPKGSLFLRPGGVAPPAPPVRKSSLEHKNSPVLAPPQAAGLTRAGAAALLRGEEDSRPSSRADHSIPRATSSLKARASKAEASYRPATHGSLERCEGLAHGSSKAREAPGRPVRAVPRLGVPPTSPTPGPAPACRGSLAKGVGAPKPPASGGKGRNLVASGSRALGASVKPLAPVAGRTPGGPVTGPRVAPRVAPGVAAKASRGTIMGTKQALRAAHSRVNELAASGAPSRGSPSWGSADSDSGNDSGVNVGEERPRAGPALPSPYSKVTAPRRPQRYSSGHGSDNSSVLSGELPPAMGRTALFYHSGGSSGYESMMRDSEATGSASSAPDSMSDSGAASPGARARSLKSPKKRATGLQRRRLIPAPLPDAAALGRKPSLPGQWVDLPPPLAGSLKEPFEIKVYEIDDVERLQRHRLPPREDPAEPSQDVEKGLVCVSAKLRLAERRQQRLREVQAKHGHLCEELAETQGRLMVEPGRWLEQFEVDPELEPESAEYLVALERATAALEQCVNLCKAHVMMVTCFDISVTTPAATPGPQEVDV